AGCGGCACGCGGCCCCACGTCGCGTTCTCGAAATACAGCGCCCTGAGGCCGACGATGCAGGCGACCACCAGCGTGAAGGCCAGCAGCGGCAGGGTGAAGAAGCGCACCTCCAGATTCGCCCGCTCCTGCGCGCGGCCCAGGGGACCGGAACGCCGCGCCGCCGCCGGGGGGTCGTCGCCCGCCCCTAGCCCCGCCGGGGTCAGCCCCGGTGAGCCGCCCACGAGCGCGGCGATCAGGCCGTCGCCCAGCGCCACCACCCGCGCCGTGTAGGCGTCGATCTCCCCCGCGCTCCCGCCCCCGGGCGCGACCTCGAACAGCAGGCGCTCCAGCACCCGCCGGGCGGCGGTGGCCCCGGCGCGCGGGACGGGCGAGAGCGTGGGGATGAGGGCGCTCAGGCGCGGCAGCCCCAGGCGCTCCACGGTCCGGGCCAGGCGCAGGGCCGCCCGCAGGCTCGCCACCACGTCCTCGGCGCGCGAGACCGGCACCCGCCGGGAGTCCACGCCCAGGCCACGCCCGGCCACCGTCTGCTGTAGAAAGCCCAGCACGCGGGCCTGGGTACCGGCGGGCTGGACGGGCCAGGCGGGGACGTACCCGGAGAACGGGCCGATCTGCCCGTTCAGGGTGGCGACCGACCGTGACAGGCGACCGTACACGTCCTCCGGGGGCAGCAACGCCCGCCAGGCGTCCAGCGCCCGCCAGCGGTCTTGCAGCTCTGAGAAGGGCTGGGCGGGCGAGATGTCCAGCCCCCGCCGCAGCGCCCGGCGGTCCACGTCCAGCCTGAACACCACGGCGGGAGCGGGCGGCACGGCCAGGGGAGAGGGCACGGCCAGCGCGGGCGGCTGCCGGAGGCTCATCCCCTGTTCCCGGATCGCCAACCCGAGCGCCTTTTTCTCGCGGTGGCGGTCGACGAGGAACTTCAGCAGGGCGGGCAGCAGCAGCCCCGCCGCGATCAGTCCCAGCGCCAGGCCCCAGTGTCGGCGGACGTTCACGGTCGCGGCCCGGGCCTCCCCCCCGACCGGAAAGGCCCCGCCCCGGTACTCGCCCGGCCCCACGCGCGCCTCCCGAAAGCCCCGGAACCCTCCCGCACGTGAAAAACAGCCGGTGGCCGTCTCTCCGTCCGCGCTGAACAGGGCCACGGCGAGGGGTGCCCCCTCCGGACAGGCCACCGCCGCGGCCCGGCGAACCGTGTGCGTCACCGCCACGGGTGCGGCGGGCAGGGAAAGCGGGGGCGGCTGGCCGTCGAGCGTCAGGACCTCGCGCCAGCCGCCCAGCTCACGGGTCGTCACCTCCACCCGAACCGTCTGGTCCCCCGTCCGGACCGCGCCGGGCCTCAGGCAGAGCGTGTCGCCGCTGCCGAGGGGTGCTTCGGTCCCAGTGCTTGCGGTGCCGTCGCCCTCGCAACGGGCACCCGGCGTCACGTCGAGGCGACGGACCTCTCCCCCCGGTGAGCGGCCCCGGATCACCACCTGCAACGGAAACGCGGACGCGTTGCTCAGCAGCGCTGCCGTGCCGTCCGCGTTCGGGGTGAGGCTCAGGGGCGGGGTGGCCTCACGGGTCGTCTGGGGGACGGGGGGGGTGTTCTTACTCCTCTCCGGACCGGCGGTGGAGCCGGGGTTGGATGCCCCCTGGGCCGGAGGGGAGGGGAGTGGCGTCGTGGTCTGTGCCGAGACCGGGGCCGTCGCCGCGCTCCACAGCAGCAGCGCGGCGGCGAGTCGTTCGTGAGCGGGTCGTCCGTGAGCTGGCCTCCTGCTCCTGCCCTGTTCCATACGTCCCCTCCTGATCGGGCCGTTCCTGCCCGCCCGGATACAGCCTGCGCCGCCCCGCGTGACCGCGCCATGACCGGGGGAGGACCGCGTGGTGTTTGGCGTTCGGGGGGGCGCGCGGCACAATGGACTCCCGATGCACCGCGCCGCCCCCCTCCTCGTCCTCGCCCTGCTCGCCCCCGGTGCCCATGTCGCCGCCTGCACCCTTCCCGCCGGACCGCTGCCCACGGGGACGCGGGCCGTCTTCATCCTCGACACGAGCGGGAGCATGCGCGGCATCGGCGACGGGCGGGCGGATATCTTCGAGGGGGTGAAGGCCGCCGTGAACCGCTACGTGCGGGTGGCGCGGCCCCGGCGGGTGGAACTCGTGACCTTCGACACGGGGCCGCGTCCCGCGCGGGGATACACTCTACCGGGGGACGCCGCGCGCTGGAACCGTGACCTCGCCGCCCTGCGCGCCGACGGGCAGAACACGTACCTCTACCGCAGCGTGGCCCGCGCGCTGACGCCGCTGACGACCCGCGAGCGGTACGCCACGACCGTCTTCGTCCTCACCGACGGCATCGACAACGACCCCGACCCCCGTGTGAGCGCCGCCCGCGCGCTGGCCGCCTTCCGGGAGCGCGGCCCGCTGGACACGCTGCATTACGTCGCCCTGGGCACCGAGATTCCCGCCGCCGCCCGCGCCGCGCTGGGGGCGAGCGGCTACGGCGCGGGCCTCACTGTCCCCGTCGGGGGGGTGCCGGACCTGACGCGGCTGGGCGGGGCGCTCCTGAGCGTGCGCGACCCGGCGCGCGTGCCCGTGCCCTTCCCCGATGGCACGCCCCTCACGCTGGATGTGGGGGCGGCGGGGGAGCGGGTGCGCCTCGCGGACGACCGGGCGGTGGGCGGCCTCGCGCGCCTGAGCGTGGAGGGGCAACTTCCGCCCGGCACGCCCGCCCTGCTGTGCGCCGCGCCGACGGGGAGGAGAGGGACGGAGCGCCGCGTCCTCCTGCGCCTGAACGTGGGCACGCCACCCCGCCTCGCCTGGCTCAACCCCGGTGCCGACCGCACCCTCGCGGCGGGGGAGACGGTCACGCTGCGCCTCCGGGTGGGGGAGGGGGCGGAGAGGGCGGCTTTGGAGGTCCCGCCGGGCACCGGGCTGGTGGGCGACCTCGTGCGCCTTCCCGGTGGGCGGGAGGTCGCCGTGCGGCTCACGAACGCGGGGCTGGAGCCGGGGCGCTCGGTGACGCCGGTCCTGAACCTCGTGGGCGGGCGCGGTGTTCCTCTGGCCTCCATCACGGGGGATACGGGCGGGCGGGCCGTCCCGGTCGTCGTCCTCAACCGCACGTCGCCCACTCCCCCGCCCGACCCGTCGTCCCCGAATGGCTCCAGCCTGGAGGGGGACCCGCGTTTCCCGCCGCGCCTGCTCGCCATCCTGGGCGGTCTCCTCGTCCTCGGGCTGCTCGCCGCGCTCCTGCTCGTGGCCCGCCGCCGCCCGCGCATCCGGCTCCGCCGCGCCGTTCCCGTTCCCGTCTCCGTGCCGCCCGCCGCCCCTCCCCCGACCGTCGAGGGTCTCCAGTACCGCGAGGACCGCACCCTGGCGCTCGTGGGGCGTGACGGGCTGGTGACGGCGGTGCCCATCCCGCTCGGCGGCCCCTTCGATCTGGGGCAGGTGGGCCGGGTGCCGCACCTGAGCGGGCTGCGGCTGGAGCAGGATCAGGGCGGCCTGCGCGTGCGCCGCGTGCCCGCCGACCTGGAGGTGAGCCAGGGTGCCCGCCTGCTCGCCGAGGGGGACACCGTGCGGCCCGGCACGCTGCTCGGCGTCGCGGTGGCGCGGCCCGCCCGCTCGCCGTGGCCGCCGCTGGGCACCCTCGTCGGGCTGGGGCTGCCGCTGCGGCTGCGCGCCGACGGGGTGACGCTCCATGTGGTCGGCCCCTACGGCGATCACGCGCTGACCCTGCACCCTGGCACGACGGACCTCGGCGTGGTGCTGGGAGCACCCGTCCTGAACGGTCTCAAGGTCGCGCCGAGCGGCCCGCATATCCTCCTCGCGGACGTGCCCGCGTCCCTCACCGTTCGCCGCGCCCCGGACACCACGCCGTTGCGACCGGGGACGTACCTGCCGACGGAGGCGCATCTCGATCTTCCAGAGGAGGGGTGAGGGGCGGCCAGCGGCCAGCTTCCAGCCGCCAGCGACGGAGGCTGTGAGTTCGAGTAGGACACTATTTTTCACCCGCCCGCCCCACCCTGGACGGATGCCCCCTGTCCGTGGGGAGGGGCCGCGTTACGCTGAGGGGTATGGAGTTCCTGCGGCTCGTTCACGGGTATCAGTTCGGCAGCTCGCTCGCCCTGCTGTTTCCCACGCCCTTTGCGCTCGCCACGCTGATCCTCTTCGTGTGGAGCCTCGGCCCGGCGCTGAGGGGAACGGTCCGCACCTCCTTCCTCGTCGGCCTGCGGGTGGTGTGGGCCTTGACCCTGATTCCCGCCGTGACGGGCGTGATCCTCTCGGTCGGCGGCGCGAAGGTGCCGAGCGCGACGAATGTCGGCGGCGGCCTGACGAAGTACGGCCTGCCCTACGACCCCTCCCGCGACTGGGAACACTGGATGTACACGGCCTTTGCCCTCCTGAGCCTCTACGTCATCGAGGTGCTGGTGAAGGGCCGCATGATCGAACATAGGCAGGGCTTGCGCTTCCTGCCCGTCGCCACGCTGTTTCTCTACGGGGTGGCCTACATGGTCGGGCGCGTGGCCGTGTTGCCGGGGAGTACGCCGGGGACGTGAGGGAGCCGTCAGCCCTCAGCGGTCAGCTTTCAGCAAGGAGGGCCTTTGCCAAAGCTTCGGCGTTTCGGCTGACTGCTGAAAGCTGATGCCTGACCGCTTATCCTCCCCCCATGCTCGACATCTCCCGGCAACTCACCCCCGGCCACCCCACCTGGCCCGGCGACCCGCCCTTCCGCGTGGAGCCGGGGGCGCGCATGGCGCGGGGCGACAGCGTGAACACGGGCGAACTTCGCACGAGCACCCACACGGGCACCCACGTGGACGCCCCGTGGCACTACGACGACACCGGGCTGCGGCTGGAGGAGGTCGGCCTCGACGTGTACGTGGGCCGCTGCCTCGTCGTCACGGCGCGCGGCCCCCTCGTCGGCCCGGAGGCGCTGGAGGGCCTGCCGGAGAGCCTCCCGCCCCGGCTGCTGCTCCACACCGGCCAGCCCGCCCACTGGGAGACCTTCCCCGAGGACTTCGCCGCCCTCGCCCCCGCCCTCATCCACGAACTGTATCGGCGCGGCGTGCAACTCGTCGGCACCGACAGCCCCAGCGTGGACCCCCTGACGAGCAAGACGCTCGACGCCCACGCCGCCTGCCGCGAGACGGGCCTCCTCATCGTGGAGGGCCTGAACCTTTCCACCGTGCCAGACGGCGAATATGACCTGCTGTGTCTGCCCCTGCCCCTCGCCGGGGTGGACGGTGCCCCCGCCCGCGCGGTGCTGTTTCCCGCCGGAACGCTGCCCGAACCGCCGCCCGTGGGAGGGTGAGGCCGGAGAAGAGGCGATTTGTTTTTCTCCCTCTCCCCTCGTGGGAGAGGGCCAGGGTGAGGGGGCGACGTGACGACTCAGTTGCACACTCCCCCCACAGTTGTCTCGCACCTCCCGTCCATAACACGGCAGCTCTGATTGCTGACCGCTGACGGCTGACTGCTCCCTAGAACCCGAACGCCCGCACCACCTCCGCCGGGGTGCGCTTCGGCCTGCCGCTCGCCGGGTCCACCCACACCCACTCGGTCTCGCATTCGGCGAGGCGGACCTCCTGACCGTCCTTCATGAGGCGGTCGAGGGCGTAGGCGCGCACGCTCCGCACCCCTCCCGTCACCGTGAGGGCCGTGCGGACGCGCACCCGGTCGCCGAGGAGGGCGGGGCGGTGGTAGACGATGGTGTGCTGCCGGGCGACAGGCACGGCCCCGAGCGCGATCAGCGTCTCCGTGCCCATGCCGAGGCGCAGGGCGTGGGCGCGGGCCACCGCCTCGCACCACGCGAGGTACACCGTGTTGTTGACGTGGTGCAGGTCGTCGAGGTCGCCCGGCGCGACCGTCACCTCGATCTCGTGCCGCCGCTCGTCCGGCAGCGAGTCCCACAGCACGTCCGCGTCGGGAATCTGGAGCTTCAAGGCCGGGCCATCTCCGCCGCGAGGTCGTTGACCGCCCGCGCACCCTCAATGTCGAGGCTGGTCACGCCGCCCGCGTCGTGGGTGAAGTAGAGGACGCGCACCCGGCGGTAGGACAGCCGGAGGTCGGGGTGGTGGCCCTGCTCCTCCGCGAGCGCCGCCACCCGCACCACGAAGTCCACCCCCGCCCCATACGTCTCGAAGGCGAAGTCCCGGTAGAGCTTGCCGTCGTCCCCCCACCAGCCCTCCGGCTTGAGGTCGTGAACGTCGCCGTCGGTGAGCTTGCGCTCGGGGTCGAAGGCCATGCGCGGATCGTAGGGGTGATAGCTCATGCGGTCATGCTAGGCGCGGGGGCGAGGAGAAAGCGTGGGGCGGGACGCGGTGCAGGGTGAAGGGACGGGTCGTCTTCCCTCCTTGTGGGGGACTCGGAGAGCTGCTGGCAGAGGGGGTATGTGTAACTCGTCCTGCTGGACGGCGAGAAACGCTCCTCCTCAAACCGTGACTCAGCTCAAGCGTTCTCTGGTGACTGGATACTGGCGACTGGCGACCCCCGTCCCTAAAACGGTGAAGAGAAGATCGGTCGTCACCCTGGGCGAAGCGAAGGGCCTCTTCCCTCCCATCTCTGGATGCTTCGCTGACGCTCAGCATGACCATTCTTATATCAATTGCTCTAGAGGGTCAGCAGGCTCACCGGCTCCCGCTCCACCCGCCGTTGTACCGCTTCCGCGATGTCACAGACGAGGGTGGCGGAGGTGCGGTGACGGCGGTAGGTGGCGTGGGTGACGCGCACGGTCACGGCCCCCTCGGCGCTGTCGGCGCTGATCAGGAGGGGCATGTCGGGCGGTCCCGCCTGCACGTCCCACGTATAGCCGGGCAGCAGGGCGTGGAGGCCGAGCATCAGCGTGGCGCGCGGGTCGCGGGTGGGCGCGCTGGGGAGGGAAGGGGTGGCTTCGCTCCACGAGGACCAGGGGGCGGCCTCCCCCTCGAAGACGTGACCGAGCGCGGCGGCGCGGTCGTGGTCGCAGGCGGTGAGGCCCGCGCCGGGCCGGGGGCGGACGTACAGGGTGCCCCCCCGCAGGGCCATGGAGGTGTTGCCGCCGGGCGTGAGGGTCAGCCTCGGCCCGGCGTGCGCCTGCTCTGGAGTCAACCACTTCACGGTCACGGCCATACGGTCACATAGTCGGCCCCGGCCTCCGACAGTTTCCTTACGGCTGTGTTTGGTGACGGAAACACGGTCGGGGTGGGGTCGTCCTCTTCGTTCCCGTGCCAGCCCGTAGATCAACTCCTTCCTCAATTGCGACCGCCGTTCCGTCCACAACAGAACGCCGTGCGTTATCCTCCCCCCATGCCGGTGGGCGTACCGCAAAGCGTGCTGAAGGGGACGGGATCGGGGGTGCTGCCGCCGATGCTCGAACAGTACGTGGCGCTGCGGGACAAGCACCCCGACTTCCTGCTGCTGTTTCAGGTCGGCGACTTCTACGAGACCTTCGGGGAGGACGCCGAACGCGCCGCCCGTCTGCTGGGCATCGCGCTGACGCACAAGAGCAGCCGGGACTTCTCGACCCCGATGGCGGGCGTGCCCCTGCGCGCGCTCGACGGCAACGTGGAACGGCTGCTCGCGGCGGGCGTGCGCGTGGCCGTCGCCGACCAGATCGAGGAGCCGGGGTCGGGGCTGGTGGACCGCAAGGTGACGCAACTCCTCACGCCGGGCACCGTCACCGAGGAGCGGCACCTGACCGCCGATGAGAACTACCTCGCGGCGGTGGCGACGGGGGACGGGTACGCGCTGGCGCTCCTCGACGTGTCCACGGGGGAGTTCCGCTGCGCCGCCTTCCACACGCGCACCGCGCTGTACGACGAACTCGCGCGGCACCGGGCGCGGGAGGTGCTGCTCGCGCCGGAGCTGTCGGGCAATCCGGCCCTGCTCGCCGACTTCCAGACCCGCTTTCCCGTCATGCTCTCGCCCGCCAACTTCGACGAGGAGGGCACGCGGGCGGAACTGAAAGGGACGCTGGGCGAGGTGCCCGGCTCCCTGACGAGTGCGGCCCTCGTGCGGGCGTGCGGGGCGGTCCTCGGCTACGCGCGGCTGACCCAGCAGGGGCGGCTGGAGATGGTGCGCCGGGTCGTGCGCTTCGAGCCGGGCGCGCACATGCGGCTGCCCGACGCGGCGGCGCGGGCGCTGGAAGTATTTCAAGCTCAGGCCCCCCAGGGCGTCACCCTGATGGACGTGCTCGCGGAGACGCGCACGGCGGGCGGGCGGCGGAGACTGCGGGCGTGGCTGCGCGCCCCCCTCCTCGACGAACTCAGCATCCGGGCGCGGCTGGACGCGGTGGAGACGCTGACCCGCGCCGCCGACCTGCGCGGGGCCGTGCGGGCGCTGCTGTACCGGGCGCACGACCTCGAGCGCCTCGCCGCCCGCGTCTCCACCCAGCGGGCCACCCCGCGCGAGGTCGCCTCGCTCGCCCGCACCCTCGACCTGCTGCCCGAGGCGTCGCGGCTGCTCGACGCGCAGGACGGGCTGCTCGGCGGCATCCGCGCCCGCCTCGGTGCCCTGCCCGACGTGGTGACGCTCATCCGCGCCG
Above is a window of Deinococcus sp. YIM 134068 DNA encoding:
- a CDS encoding vWA domain-containing protein, whose amino-acid sequence is MHRAAPLLVLALLAPGAHVAACTLPAGPLPTGTRAVFILDTSGSMRGIGDGRADIFEGVKAAVNRYVRVARPRRVELVTFDTGPRPARGYTLPGDAARWNRDLAALRADGQNTYLYRSVARALTPLTTRERYATTVFVLTDGIDNDPDPRVSAARALAAFRERGPLDTLHYVALGTEIPAAARAALGASGYGAGLTVPVGGVPDLTRLGGALLSVRDPARVPVPFPDGTPLTLDVGAAGERVRLADDRAVGGLARLSVEGQLPPGTPALLCAAPTGRRGTERRVLLRLNVGTPPRLAWLNPGADRTLAAGETVTLRLRVGEGAERAALEVPPGTGLVGDLVRLPGGREVAVRLTNAGLEPGRSVTPVLNLVGGRGVPLASITGDTGGRAVPVVVLNRTSPTPPPDPSSPNGSSLEGDPRFPPRLLAILGGLLVLGLLAALLLVARRRPRIRLRRAVPVPVSVPPAAPPPTVEGLQYREDRTLALVGRDGLVTAVPIPLGGPFDLGQVGRVPHLSGLRLEQDQGGLRVRRVPADLEVSQGARLLAEGDTVRPGTLLGVAVARPARSPWPPLGTLVGLGLPLRLRADGVTLHVVGPYGDHALTLHPGTTDLGVVLGAPVLNGLKVAPSGPHILLADVPASLTVRRAPDTTPLRPGTYLPTEAHLDLPEEG
- a CDS encoding cyclase family protein produces the protein MLDISRQLTPGHPTWPGDPPFRVEPGARMARGDSVNTGELRTSTHTGTHVDAPWHYDDTGLRLEEVGLDVYVGRCLVVTARGPLVGPEALEGLPESLPPRLLLHTGQPAHWETFPEDFAALAPALIHELYRRGVQLVGTDSPSVDPLTSKTLDAHAACRETGLLIVEGLNLSTVPDGEYDLLCLPLPLAGVDGAPARAVLFPAGTLPEPPPVGG
- a CDS encoding acyl-CoA thioesterase, yielding MKLQIPDADVLWDSLPDERRHEIEVTVAPGDLDDLHHVNNTVYLAWCEAVARAHALRLGMGTETLIALGAVPVARQHTIVYHRPALLGDRVRVRTALTVTGGVRSVRAYALDRLMKDGQEVRLAECETEWVWVDPASGRPKRTPAEVVRAFGF
- a CDS encoding 4a-hydroxytetrahydrobiopterin dehydratase; amino-acid sequence: MSYHPYDPRMAFDPERKLTDGDVHDLKPEGWWGDDGKLYRDFAFETYGAGVDFVVRVAALAEEQGHHPDLRLSYRRVRVLYFTHDAGGVTSLDIEGARAVNDLAAEMARP